The Acidobacteriota bacterium genome includes a window with the following:
- a CDS encoding DUF1828 domain-containing protein: MRVLPHPGRARISGVDPVIREDCQKLIDAYVDWLRRGLSVEEIGEACELTTPFLDRHNDHLQVYAVRRNGTIELSDDGYTLADLKTGGLEIETSHRKALLQGILGGLGVQSDGTSIKVEASPGNLGRRMHTLVQAMLAINDMFMIAQPRVATFFFEDVREFLDHHQVRYSERVKLAGKTGFDHAIDFLIPPSRQRPERLVQAIGAPKKDNIFAYNFLLEDTRKARGGERQEPEAYAFLNDQEQTVAGELIEALEAYRVIPAKWSERERFAEALAT; encoded by the coding sequence TTGCGCGTTTTGCCACATCCAGGACGCGCCCGCATATCAGGAGTGGATCCAGTGATCCGGGAGGACTGCCAGAAGCTGATCGACGCCTATGTCGACTGGCTGCGGCGCGGCTTGAGCGTGGAAGAGATTGGGGAGGCGTGCGAGCTGACCACGCCCTTCCTTGACCGGCACAATGACCACCTGCAGGTGTATGCGGTGCGAAGGAACGGGACGATTGAGTTGAGCGACGACGGGTATACGCTTGCGGACTTGAAAACCGGCGGCCTGGAGATTGAAACGTCGCACCGCAAGGCGCTGTTGCAGGGCATTCTGGGCGGGCTGGGGGTGCAAAGCGATGGCACATCGATTAAGGTCGAGGCGTCGCCAGGCAATCTGGGCCGCCGAATGCACACCCTGGTGCAGGCGATGTTGGCAATCAACGACATGTTCATGATCGCGCAGCCGCGCGTGGCAACGTTCTTTTTCGAGGATGTACGGGAGTTTCTCGACCACCATCAGGTGCGCTACAGCGAGCGGGTGAAGCTGGCGGGCAAGACCGGGTTTGACCACGCCATCGACTTTCTCATCCCGCCCTCGCGGCAGCGGCCGGAGCGGCTGGTGCAGGCGATTGGAGCGCCGAAAAAGGATAATATCTTCGCCTACAATTTCTTGCTTGAGGATACGCGAAAGGCGCGCGGGGGCGAACGGCAGGAACCAGAGGCCTACGCGTTTCTCAATGATCAGGAGCAGACCGTGGCGGGCGAACTGATCGAGGCGCTGGAGGCGTACCGGGTGATTCCAGCGAAATGGTCAGAGCGAGAGCGGTTCGCCGAGGCCCTGGCGACGTAG
- a CDS encoding PIN domain-containing protein — MVLDASVGAKWCLPDEPHEGAAALLDKHQRSQVNLLVPDLFWPELTAVLARAVRRGRITPLAAERSLEAVRALDMPTHPTGALSAQALSLSVQWQLPAYDLFYVLLAQSLGDEMITADERLVRTLGSRFPVRWLDALT; from the coding sequence ATGGTGCTCGATGCCAGCGTCGGCGCGAAATGGTGCCTTCCGGACGAGCCGCACGAAGGCGCGGCCGCGCTACTGGACAAACATCAACGCAGCCAGGTCAACCTGCTTGTGCCCGATCTATTTTGGCCTGAGCTCACCGCGGTTCTGGCACGCGCTGTCCGGCGCGGGCGGATCACGCCGCTGGCGGCAGAACGATCTTTGGAGGCTGTGCGCGCCCTGGACATGCCCACTCATCCGACCGGCGCTCTCAGCGCGCAGGCCCTGAGCCTGTCCGTGCAGTGGCAATTGCCCGCCTATGACCTCTTTTATGTTCTCCTCGCGCAATCGCTCGGCGACGAAATGATCACCGCCGACGAACGCCTGGTACGCACCCTCGGCTCGCGCTTCCCCGTCCGCTGGCTCGACGCCCTTACCTGA
- a CDS encoding glycosyl hydrolase, translating to MRFLFRLQRSLLLAACAGLALTPLLPAQQSAGQALASLRFRAIGPAIQGGRVDDIAVSAQNPNVIYIGTANGGLWKSSDGGNAWAPVFDGQTNLSIGAVAVAPSNPAIVWAGTGEANNRQSATWGNGVYRSLDGGRSWQHMGLDDTQSIGRIAIDPSNPQVVYVAALGHLWGANPQRGLFKTSDGGKTWQKVLFLSENTGVSDVRINPQSPNIVYAAAYERRRTPWGFDGGGPEGGVYRSLDGGATWAKLANGLPDKGPIGRIGLAIYAQNPNIVYALIESEHSGLFRSDDGGNSWTRMSSVDPRPSYFSQIRVDPSNDLRLWMGGVQLRYSTDGGKNWTTDRNVLIHPDFHAIWIDPRDSHHVVVGCDGGVFITRDRGRHWYHASTMPLGQAYEVSYDDQRPYHVCAGLQDNAVWCAPNRVLNNQGILNSDWKSAEGGDGFYVAHDPRNPDVVYAEMEGGNLTRRNLRTGQFLVIQPQPPFGQPRYRFNWDAPLIVSNQAPGTLFFGASRVFKSTDAGNTWTPLGSELTTKFDRDKAPILGQIPSRKTTLSLNDGVSAFPTLTELAQSPLNAQILWAGTDDGNLQVSRDGGQTWANVIANLPGVPKGTWVSRIEASRTAPGTAYVAFDGHRSDDLHPYLYKTTDYGQSWTSLSGGIPAAAGSIHVIREDPSHPNVLFAGAQFGGFVSLDGGATWSQLRMGLPSLQVDDIQVQPRQHDLILATHGRSIYILDDILALENMTPQTLAEPMHLFPIRAATEWIVNGDGWFSAEHFAGPNPPDGAILDLYLAAAPAAGQSAKIEITDAGGKPVRTLTAAGLHAGINRIIWDFRRGTAVPQSPQSQPGFATYPAPNTDGGGRGYDGSAHGIMVPPGLYSVHVQLADRTASQTVEMLADPRITLNPAAEAARQALWLRLDALYAAGIQARDLANGIQTSLKAVTANWKPAGGDPAISPAIQDQAKTIATKLDAIQSAFISQRGFFGNGNLLLPAIAELMGKLEYESAAPPAQQPQRAAALAAKLGSLQASLHTLTSGALPQLNTALNKAGIPRVLAVPKAPSPRPNPF from the coding sequence ATGCGGTTCCTTTTCCGTCTGCAGCGGTCACTCCTGCTGGCCGCCTGCGCTGGCCTTGCCCTGACACCGCTCCTGCCGGCGCAACAGAGCGCCGGACAGGCCCTGGCTTCCTTGCGTTTCCGCGCCATTGGCCCGGCCATCCAGGGCGGCCGCGTCGATGACATCGCCGTCAGTGCGCAAAACCCGAACGTGATTTACATCGGCACCGCCAACGGCGGCTTGTGGAAGTCCTCCGACGGCGGCAATGCCTGGGCGCCGGTGTTCGATGGACAAACCAACCTGTCCATCGGCGCGGTTGCGGTCGCACCCTCGAACCCCGCCATCGTCTGGGCGGGCACGGGAGAAGCCAATAACCGCCAGAGCGCCACCTGGGGCAACGGTGTCTATCGCTCGCTCGACGGCGGCCGCTCCTGGCAGCATATGGGCCTCGACGACACCCAGTCCATCGGCCGCATCGCCATCGATCCCTCCAACCCGCAGGTCGTCTACGTCGCGGCCCTCGGCCACCTCTGGGGCGCCAACCCCCAGCGCGGCCTGTTCAAGACGTCCGACGGCGGCAAGACCTGGCAGAAGGTGCTCTTCCTCAGCGAAAACACCGGCGTCAGCGACGTGCGCATCAACCCGCAGAGTCCGAACATCGTCTACGCGGCCGCCTATGAGCGGCGCCGTACCCCCTGGGGCTTCGACGGCGGCGGACCCGAGGGCGGCGTCTATCGCTCGCTCGATGGCGGCGCCACCTGGGCGAAGCTCGCCAATGGCCTGCCCGACAAGGGTCCCATCGGGCGCATCGGCCTGGCGATCTATGCCCAGAATCCGAACATCGTCTACGCGCTGATCGAGAGCGAGCACAGCGGACTATTCCGCAGCGACGATGGCGGCAACTCATGGACGCGCATGAGCAGCGTCGATCCGCGCCCTTCCTACTTCAGCCAGATCCGCGTCGATCCCAGTAACGACCTGCGCCTCTGGATGGGCGGCGTCCAACTCCGGTATTCCACCGATGGCGGCAAGAACTGGACCACCGATCGCAACGTCCTCATCCATCCCGACTTCCACGCTATCTGGATCGATCCTCGCGATTCCCACCACGTGGTCGTCGGCTGCGACGGCGGCGTGTTCATCACCCGCGATCGCGGCCGCCACTGGTATCACGCCTCCACCATGCCCCTCGGCCAGGCCTATGAGGTCTCCTACGACGACCAGCGGCCGTACCACGTCTGTGCCGGATTGCAGGACAACGCCGTCTGGTGTGCCCCCAACCGGGTCTTGAATAACCAGGGCATTCTCAACAGCGACTGGAAAAGCGCCGAGGGCGGCGACGGCTTTTACGTCGCCCATGATCCGCGCAACCCCGACGTCGTTTACGCCGAAATGGAAGGTGGCAACCTCACCCGCCGCAATCTCCGCACCGGCCAGTTCCTCGTCATCCAGCCGCAGCCACCCTTTGGCCAGCCGCGCTACCGCTTCAACTGGGACGCGCCGCTCATCGTATCCAACCAGGCTCCCGGCACACTTTTCTTCGGCGCCAGCCGCGTGTTCAAGTCCACCGACGCAGGCAACACCTGGACCCCGCTCGGCTCCGAGCTCACGACCAAATTTGACCGCGACAAGGCGCCCATCCTGGGCCAAATTCCATCCCGCAAGACCACCCTGTCGCTGAACGACGGCGTCTCCGCCTTTCCCACCCTTACCGAGCTGGCGCAGTCGCCTCTCAACGCCCAGATCCTCTGGGCCGGTACCGATGACGGCAACCTGCAGGTCAGCCGCGACGGTGGCCAAACCTGGGCGAACGTGATTGCCAATCTGCCTGGCGTACCTAAGGGCACCTGGGTCAGCCGCATCGAAGCCTCGCGCACCGCGCCTGGCACTGCCTATGTCGCCTTCGACGGGCATCGCTCCGACGATCTGCATCCGTACCTCTACAAAACCACCGATTACGGCCAATCCTGGACCTCGCTGAGCGGTGGGATCCCAGCCGCGGCTGGCAGCATTCACGTAATCCGCGAAGATCCCTCGCACCCCAATGTGCTCTTTGCTGGCGCCCAGTTCGGCGGCTTCGTTTCTCTCGACGGCGGCGCCACCTGGAGCCAACTGCGCATGGGATTGCCCAGCTTGCAGGTGGATGACATTCAGGTGCAGCCCCGCCAGCACGACCTCATCCTGGCCACCCACGGCCGTTCCATATATATCCTCGACGATATCCTTGCCCTCGAGAATATGACCCCGCAGACGCTCGCCGAGCCCATGCACCTGTTCCCCATCCGCGCCGCGACCGAATGGATCGTCAACGGCGACGGCTGGTTTTCGGCAGAGCACTTCGCCGGCCCCAACCCGCCCGACGGGGCGATTCTGGATCTGTATCTCGCGGCGGCGCCCGCGGCCGGCCAAAGCGCCAAAATCGAAATCACCGACGCCGGCGGCAAGCCCGTGCGCACCCTCACCGCAGCCGGCCTTCATGCCGGCATCAACCGTATCATCTGGGACTTCCGCCGCGGCACCGCGGTGCCGCAATCCCCGCAAAGCCAGCCCGGCTTTGCCACCTACCCCGCTCCCAATACGGATGGCGGGGGCCGCGGCTATGACGGCTCGGCGCACGGCATCATGGTGCCGCCCGGCCTTTACTCGGTTCACGTGCAGCTCGCGGACAGGACGGCCAGCCAGACGGTCGAGATGCTGGCCGATCCGCGCATCACCCTCAACCCGGCTGCCGAAGCGGCGCGCCAGGCCCTCTGGCTCCGGCTCGACGCCCTGTACGCCGCCGGCATCCAAGCCCGCGACCTGGCCAACGGCATCCAGACGTCGCTCAAAGCGGTTACCGCAAACTGGAAGCCGGCCGGCGGCGATCCTGCGATCTCTCCGGCGATCCAGGACCAGGCCAAAACGATTGCCACCAAGCTCGACGCTATTCAGTCCGCGTTTATCTCCCAGCGCGGCTTCTTCGGCAACGGCAACCTCCTGCTGCCGGCGATCGCCGAACTGATGGGCAAACTCGAGTACGAAAGCGCCGCACCGCCTGCGCAACAGCCGCAGCGCGCGGCCGCCCTCGCGGCCAAGCTGGGGTCTCTCCAGGCCAGCCTGCACACCCTCACCTCCGGAGCTCTCCCCCAGCTCAACACCGCGCTGAACAAGGCCGGCATCCCTCGCGTGCTTGCCGTGCCCAAAGCCCCCTCACCGCGCCCCAACCCGTTCTAA